From the Saccharomyces paradoxus chromosome XIV, complete sequence genome, one window contains:
- the CIT1 gene encoding citrate (Si)-synthase CIT1 (Citrate synthase~similar to YNR001C), with protein sequence MSAILSTTSKSFLSRNSTRQCQNMQKALFALLNARHYSSATEQTLKERFAEIIPAKAEEIKKFKKEHGKTVIGEVLLEQAYGGMRGIKGLVWEGSVLDPEEGIRFRGRTIPEIQRELPKAEGSTEPLPEALFWLLLTGEIPTDAQVKALSADLAARSEIPEHVVQLLDSLPKDLHPMAQFSIAVTALESDSKFAKAYAQGVSKKEYWSYTFEDSLDLLGKLPVIASKIYRNVFKDGKITSTDPNADYGKNLAQLLGYENKDFIDLMRLYLTIHSDHEGGNVSAHTTHLVGSALSSPYLSLAAGLNGLAGPLHGRANQEVLEWLFKLREEVKGDYSKETIEKYLWDTLNAGRVVPGYGHAVLRKTDPRYTAQREFALKHFPDYELFKLVSTIYEVAPGVLTKHGKTKNPWPNVDSHSGVLLQYYGLTEASFYTVLFGVARAIGVLPQLIIDRAVGAPIERPKSFSTEKYKELIKKIESKN encoded by the coding sequence ATGTCAGCGATACTATCGACCACTAGCAAAAGTTTCTTATCAAGAAACTCCACAAGACAATGTCAAAATATGCAGAAGGCTCTTTTTGCGTTATTGAACGCTCGCCACTATAGTAGCGCCACCGAACAAACGTTGAAGGAGAGATTTGCTGAAATTATTCCAGCGAAGgcagaagaaattaagaaattcaagaaagaacatGGTAAAACCGTCATTGGCGAGGTCCTCTTGGAGCAAGCTTATGGTGGTATGAGAGGTATTAAAGGCCTTGTTTGGGAAGGTTCCGTGTTGGACCCCGAGGAAGGTATCAGATTTAGGGGTCGTACCATTCCAGAAATTCAAAGGGAACTACCAAAGGCTGAGGGCAGTACAGAACCTTTACCGGAAGCTTTATTTTGGTTGCTATTGACGGGTGAAATACCTACCGATGCTCAAGTTAAAGCTCTTTCTGCAGATTTAGCCGCTAGGTCAGAAATTCCAGAGCACGTTGTCCAACTTTTAGATAGTCTCCCAAAGGATCTACATCCAATGGCCCAATTTTCTATTGCCGTGACTGCTTTGGAAAGCGACTCTAAGTTTGCCAAAGCATATGCTCAAGGTGTGTCTAAGAAAGAATATTGGAGCTACACCTTTGAAGATTCGCTGGATCTGCTAGGTAAATTACCTGTCATCGCTTCCAAAATTTATCGTAATGTATTCAAGGATGGTAAAATTACTTCAACAGATCCTAATGCTGACTATGGTAAGAATTTGGCTCAACTTTTGGGCTATGAAAATAAGGATTTTATTGACCTAATGAGACTATATTTAACTATTCATTCTGATCATGAAGGTGGTAATGTTTCTGCGCACACTACGCATTTGGTGGGTTCTGCCCTATCTTCGCCATATTTATCTTTAGCCGCTGGTTTGAATGGTTTAGCTGGCCCACTGCATGGCCGTGCCAATCAAGAAGTTTTGGAATGGCTGTTTAAGTTGAGAGAAGAAGTGAAAGGTGATTATTCTAAAGAAACAATTGAAAAGTACTTGTGGGATACTTTGAACGCGGGGAGAGTTGTTCCAGGTTACGGTCATGCCGTTTTGAGAAAAACTGATCCTCGTTATACGGCTCAACGTGAATTCGCATTGAAACATTTCCCAGATTACGAGTTATTCAAATTAGTCTCCACTATTTATGAGGTTGCCCCAGGTGTGTTAACTAAGCATGGTAAGACTAAGAACCCATGGCCAAATGTTGATTCACATTCCGGTGTTTTACTGCAATACTATGGCCTAACTGAGGCTTCATTCTACACTGTATTATTTGGTGTTGCCAGAGCCATTGGTGTATTACCTCAATTAATCATTGATAGGGCTGTTGGCGCTCCAATCGAAAGACCAAAATCATTCTCTACTGAAAAATACAAGGagttgataaagaaaatcgaAAGTaagaactaa
- the RPC34 gene encoding DNA-directed RNA polymerase III subunit C34 (RNA polymerase III subunit C34~similar to YNR003C) has protein sequence MSGMIENGLQLSDNAKTLHSQMMSKGIGALFTQHELQKQMGIGSLTDLMSIVQELLDKNLIKLVKQNDELKFQGVLESEAQKKATMSAEEALVYSYIEASGREGIWSKTIKARTNLHQHVVLKCLKSLESQRYVKSVKSVKFPTRKIYMLYSLQPSVDITGGPWFTDGELDIEFINSLLTIVWRFISENTFPNGFKNFENGPNRNVFYAPNVKNYSTTQEILEFITAAQVANVELTPSNIRSLCEVLVYDDKLEKVTHDCYRVTLESILQMNQGESEPGADNKALEDEEDFSIFNYFKMFPASKHDKEVVYFDEWTI, from the coding sequence ATGAGTGGAATGATAGAAAATGGGTTACAGCTATCGGATAATGCTAAAACCTTACACAGCCAGATGATGTCGAAAGGAATAGGCGCATTATTTACACAACATGAACTCCAAAAACAGATGGGAATCGGGTCGTTGACGGACTTGATGTCCATTGTACAGGAATTGCTCGACAAGAATTTGATCAAATTAGTAAAACAAAACGACGAATTAAAATTTCAAGGTGTTTTGGAATCCGAGGCACAAAAGAAAGCCACCATGTCAGCTGAAGAGGCGTTAGTATATTCTTATATCGAGGCTAGCGGTAGGGAGGGGATATGGTCCAAGACTATCAAGGCAAGAACCAACCTCCACCAGCATGTAGTTCTCAAatgtttgaaaagtttAGAATCCCAAAGGTACGTGAAGAGTGTTAAGAGTGTGAAGTTTCCTACAAGGAAGATCTACATGTTGTACAGTTTACAACCGTCTGTGGACATTACAGGAGGACCATGGTTCACGGATGGAGAGTTGGATATAGAGTTCATCAACAGTTTATTGACTATTGTTTGGAGATTCATATCGGAGAACACCTTCCCTAATGGCTTCAAGAATTTCGAAAATGGGCCCAACAGAAACGTCTTTTATGCTCCAAACGTAAAGAACTACTCTACTACACAAGAAATTCTGGAATTTATTACAGCGGCACAGGTAGCCAACGTCGAGCTAACTCCTTCAAATATCAGATCTCTGTGCGAAGTCCTAGTGTACGACGACAAGCTGGAAAAGGTCACGCATGACTGCTATAGAGTGACCTTGGAAAGCATTTTACAAATGAACCAAGGTGAGAGCGAACCGGGGGCAGATAACAAAGCTTtagaggatgaagaagatttttccaTCTTTAACTACTTCAAGATGTTTCCGGCCTCCAAGCACGACAAAGAAGTGGTCTATTTCGATGAGTGGACAATCTGA
- the ATO2 gene encoding putative ammonium permease ATO2 (transmembrane protein involved in export of ammonia~similar to YNR002C), which translates to MSDREQSSGNTAFENPKALDSSEGEFICENNDHSRHSQESLCKIYTAGKNNEYIYIGRQKFLRDDLFDAFGGTLNPGLAPAPVHKFANPAPLGLSGFALTTFVLSMFNARAQGITIPNVVVGCAMFYGGLVQLIAGIWEIALENTFGGTALCSFGGFWLSFGAIYIPWFGILDAYKDKESDLGNALGFYLLGWALFTFGLSVCTMKSTIMFFALFFLLAVTFLLLSIANFTGEVGVTRAGGIVGVIVAFIAWYNAYAGIATRQNSYIMVHPFALPSNDKVFF; encoded by the coding sequence ATGTCTGACAGAGAACAAAGCAGCGGCAACACCGCTTTCGAGAACCCTAAGGCCCTCGATTCCTCCGAAGGTGAATTCATCTGTGAAAACAACGACCACAGTCGCCACTCCCAGGAGTCTCTATGTAAAATATATACCGCGGGCAAAAACAACGAGTACATTTACATTGGTCGTCAAAAATTCCTAAGGGATGATTTGTTCGATGCATTCGGAGGTACTTTGAATCCCGGTTTAGCCCCTGCGCCAGTCCATAAATTCGCCAACCCTGCTCCACTGGGCCTTTCCGGTTTCGCCCTCACTACGTTTGTGCTATCCATGTTCAATGCAAGAGCCCAAGGTATTACTATACCTAATGTTGTTGTTGGGTGTGCCATGTTCTACGGTGGGCTCGTTCAACTCATTGCTGGTATTTGGGAAATCGCTTTAGAGAATACTTTCGGTGGTACAGCCCTGTGCTCCTTCGGTGGTTTTTGGTTAAGTTTCGGTGCTATTTACATCCCTTGGTTTGGCATCCTGGATGCCTACAAGGACAAGGAATCTGATCTCGGAAACGCTCTAGGGTTCTACCTCTTAGGATGGGCCCTCTTTACCTTTGGTCTTTCTGTTTGCACAATGAAGTCAACTATAATGTTTTTTGCCTTGTTCTTCCTCTTGGCTGTTACTTTCTTACTCCTATCTATTGCGAACTTCACAGGCGAGGTTGGCGTTACTAGAGCTGGTGGCATCGTTGGTGTGATAGTTGCTTTCATTGCCTGGTATAACGCTTACGCAGGTATTGCTACAAGACAAAACTCGTATATTATGGTTCATCCCTTTGCATTACCTAGCAACGATAAAGTGTTcttctaa
- the DOM34 gene encoding ribosome dissociation factor DOM34 (Protein that facilitates ribosomal subunit dissociation~similar to YNL001W) yields the protein MKVISLKKDSFNKGGAVITLLPEDKEDLFTVYQIIDKDDELIFKKKFTSKLDEAGKKKSTDLVKLKIKVISEDFDMKDEYLKYKGVTVTDESGASNVDIPVGKYLSFTLDYVYPFTIIKQNFNKFMQKLLNEACNIEYKSDTAAVVLQEGIAHVCLVTSSSTILKQKIEYSMPKKKRTTDILKFDEKTEKFYKAIYNAMKKDLNFDKLKTIILCSPGFYAKILMDKIFQYAEEEHNKTILDNKGMFFIAHCSTGYLQGINEVLKNPLYASKLQDTKYSKEIMVMDEFLLHLNKDDDKAWYGEKEVVKAADYGAISYLLLTDKVLHSDNIAQREKYLHLMDSVESNGGKALVLSTLHSLGEELDQLTGIACILKYPLPDLDEDDDEE from the coding sequence ATGAAAGTTATTAGTCTGAAAAAGGATTCTTTTAACAAAGGAGGGGCAGTGATTACTCTGTTGCCGGAAGACAAGGAAGATCTGTTTACTGTTTAtcaaattattgataaagATGACGAGTTGATATTTAAGAAGAAGTTCACCTCTAAACTTGATGAAGCtggtaagaaaaaaagtacagATTTGGTTAAGTTAAAGATTAAAGTAATATCTGAGGATTTTGATATGAAGGATGAGTACTTGAAATATAAAGGTGTTACTGTTACCGACGAAAGTGGGGCTAGTAATGTCGACATACCTGTTGGTAAATATTTGAGTTTTACCCTTGATTATGTATATCCCTTCACTATcataaaacaaaattttaataAGTTCATgcaaaaacttttaaaCGAAGCCTGCAATATTGAGTATAAATCAGACACCGCAGCGGTGGTTTTACAGGAAGGAATCGCCCATGTTTGTTTAGTGACATCCTCTTCTACTATtctaaaacaaaaaattgagtaTAGTAtgccaaaaaagaagaggacCACTGATATATTGAAgtttgatgaaaaaactgaaaaattttataaagCAATTTACAATGCAATGAAGAAAGATTTAAATTTTGACAAATTGAAGACTATTATTCTTTGTTCTCCAGGCTTCTACGCTAAGATATTAATGGACAAAATTTTCCAGTATGCCGAAGAGGAACACAATAAGACAATTCTCGACAACAAAGGAATGTTCTTTATAGCCCACTGCTCCACGGGCTACTTACAGGGCATTAATGAAGTTTTGAAGAATCCATTATATGCTTCAAAACTGCAAGATACTAAGTACTCCAAAGAAATCATGGTGATGGATGAATTTTTGCTGCACTTAAACAAGGATGACGATAAAGCTTGGTATGGTGAAAAAGAAGTTGTTAAAGCTGCAGATTATGGGGCGATTAGTTATTTACTGTTAACGGACAAAGTTTTGCATTCCGATAATATTGCACAAAGAGAGAAGTATCTACACCTAATGGACTCTGTTGAGAGCAATGGAGGGAAAGCATTGGTATTAAGTACTTTGCATTCTCTTGGAGAGGAACTTGACCAATTGACAGGTATAGCCTGCATCCTCAAGTACCCACTCCCAGATCTTGACGAAGACGATGATGAGGAGTGA
- the SWM2 gene encoding Swm2p (Protein with a role in snRNA and snoRNA cap trimethylation~similar to YNR004W) produces the protein MHRQREEIPRMIDLYSYSTLEGLLDGLTDLNRIPEEYSPLLEPYFQNIAKHAHLRSRALKICRSNFHKWNEEGAKTGNPEIIRRCLNLWYVLKGKDYKKLKNSPPADNIIKDEIDVSSANDLNVARLEFDEFGKLMSNPLENLILEEVEVNDFIQE, from the coding sequence ATGCATAGGCAAAGAGAAGAGATACCACGGATGATAGATTTATACAGTTACTCTACTTTAGAAGGTTTACTAGATGGATTAACCGACTTGAATAGAATTCCTGAGGAGTACTCTCCACTATTGGAGCCATATTTTCAGAATATAGCAAAGCATGCGCATTTGAGATCTAGAGCCCTCAAAATTTGTCGTTCTAACTTCCATAAATGGAATGAAGAAGGTGCAAAAACCGGCAATCCCGAAATTATAAGAAGATGCCTCAACCTGTGGTATGTGTTGAAAGGCAAGGATTATAAAAAGCTGAAGAATTCTCCGCCGGCtgataatattatcaaGGATGAAATCGATGTATCATCTGCTAATGACTTGAATGTAGCAAGACTTGAATTTGACGAATTTGGTAAACTCATGAGTAATCcattggaaaatttgatCTTAGAAGAGGTCGAAGTGAATGATTTCATACAAGAGTAA